The Staphylococcus sp. KG4-3 genome has a window encoding:
- a CDS encoding DUF951 domain-containing protein, translating into MTSNYGLNDIVEMKKQHACGTNRFKIIRVGADIRIKCENCQRSIMIPRQTFNKKLKKIVVSQQDTTDKENE; encoded by the coding sequence ATGACATCCAATTACGGTTTGAATGATATTGTAGAAATGAAAAAGCAGCATGCATGTGGTACGAATCGTTTTAAAATCATTCGTGTAGGTGCAGACATCCGAATAAAATGTGAAAACTGTCAGCGCAGTATTATGATTCCTAGACAAACATTTAATAAAAAACTAAAAAAAATTGTGGTATCACAACAAGATACTACCGATAAGGAGAATGAATAA
- the ychF gene encoding redox-regulated ATPase YchF: protein MALTAGIVGLPNVGKSTLFNAITKAGALAANYPFATIDPNVGIVEVPDSRLDVLTEMVEPKKTIPTTFEFTDIAGIVKGASKGEGLGNKFLSHIREVDAICQVVRAFDDDNVTHVSGRVDPIDDIEVINMELVLADLESVDKRLPKLEKMARQKDKDAVNETRILSRIKEALEEGNPVRSLEFTEEDQKYVNQAQLLTSKEMLYIANVGEDEIGDEDNEKVKAIREYAAKEDSEVIVISAKIEEEIAVLEDEDREMFLEDLGIEEPGLDRLIRTTYDLLGLATYFTAGVQEVRAWTFIKGMTAPQCAGIIHTDFERGFIRAEVTSYDDYVEFNGENGAKDAGKQRLEGKEYIMKDGDVVHFRFNV, encoded by the coding sequence ATGGCTTTAACAGCAGGTATTGTCGGCTTACCAAACGTAGGAAAGTCTACACTTTTTAATGCAATTACAAAAGCAGGTGCACTTGCAGCAAACTACCCATTCGCAACAATTGATCCTAACGTAGGAATAGTCGAAGTGCCAGATAGTAGATTAGACGTGTTAACAGAAATGGTAGAACCGAAAAAAACAATTCCAACTACATTCGAATTTACCGATATTGCAGGTATTGTTAAAGGAGCTTCTAAAGGGGAAGGTTTAGGTAATAAATTCTTATCCCATATTCGTGAAGTAGATGCGATTTGCCAAGTTGTTCGTGCTTTTGACGATGATAATGTTACACATGTTTCTGGTCGTGTAGATCCGATTGATGATATTGAAGTTATTAATATGGAACTCGTATTAGCAGATTTAGAATCTGTAGATAAGCGTTTACCAAAATTAGAAAAAATGGCACGTCAAAAAGATAAAGATGCAGTTAATGAAACTCGTATTTTATCAAGAATTAAAGAAGCTTTAGAAGAGGGAAATCCTGTAAGAAGTTTGGAATTTACAGAAGAAGATCAAAAATATGTGAACCAAGCTCAATTGTTAACATCTAAAGAAATGTTATATATCGCTAACGTAGGTGAAGACGAAATTGGCGATGAAGATAATGAAAAAGTAAAAGCTATCCGCGAATATGCAGCGAAAGAAGATTCTGAAGTTATCGTAATCAGTGCTAAAATTGAAGAAGAAATTGCTGTACTTGAGGATGAAGACAGAGAAATGTTCTTAGAAGATTTAGGTATTGAAGAACCAGGTCTCGATCGTTTAATTCGTACAACTTATGACTTGCTTGGTCTTGCTACTTACTTTACAGCAGGTGTACAAGAAGTACGTGCATGGACATTTATTAAAGGTATGACTGCTCCACAATGTGCGGGTATCATTCATACGGATTTTGAACGTGGTTTTATTCGTGCAGAGGTTACTAGTTATGACGACTACGTTGAATTTAACGGTGAAAATGGTGCCAAAGATGCTGGTAAACAGCGTTTAGAAGGTAAAGAATACATTATGAAAGATGGCGACGTTGTACACTTTAGATTTAATGTGTAA